A genomic segment from Corylus avellana chromosome ca5, CavTom2PMs-1.0 encodes:
- the LOC132182540 gene encoding transcription factor MYB114-like, with the protein MEDNSLGVRKGAWTEEEDMLLRQCVEKFGEGKWYQIPLRAGLNRCRKSCRLRWLNYLRPNIKRGGFTADEVDMMLRLHKLLDGH; encoded by the exons ATGGAGGACAATTCTCTGGGTGTGAGAAAAGGTGCGTGGACTGAAGAGGAAGACATGCTTCTGAGGCAGTGCGTTGAGAAGTTTGGAGAGGGAAAGTGGTATCAAATTCCTCTCAGAGCAG GGTTAAATAGATGCCGGAAAAGCTGTAGACTGCGGTGGTTGAACTACCTGAGGCCGAATATCAAGAGAGGAGGCTTCACGGCAGATGAAGTTGATATGATGCTCAGGCTCCATAAGCTCTTAG ATGGTCACTGA
- the LOC132182575 gene encoding BAHD acyltransferase At5g47980-like — protein sequence METMLQVRIISREMVKPSSPTPSHLKTLKFSLFDQLNVTKIYFPTIFFYPRNDGLDKLEQISSGLKKSLSEALSRFYPLSGREKDQFCVDCNDEGVPYLEALVDYKLSDFLQPPKIDFLNHLLPCNPGVKIQDRASAPFLAVQLNVFNCGAIAISVCTSHVIADGLSASAFIKSWAAIARGADDQLFRPDFTTASTLFPPIDVESLIGSNRVTLAYNKEASCVTRRFVFDANALASLTAKARSEYVPNPTRYESLSALIWMCLMRSSNLPTGPCFVEHAVDVRRRVGEPLSAYSMGNAVIVASGVYHHHHHHESAAADTDIVRLQELVTIVSQSIEEVNVDFLTSLRGEQGFLSILVYAKGLAEMLQKGEPESYGFTNWCNFGFKEVDFGWGKPVWVSIGGQSWGFTNCVLFKDVDGVGAGAGIEVWVTLEEKQMLVFQNDPQLLAFALPNPPVSFSEPN from the coding sequence atggaAACCATGCTGCAAGTTCGTATCATTTCAAGAGAAATGGTGAAGCCTTCATCACCGACGCCCTCTCACCTAAAAACGTTAAAATTCTCCCTCTTTGACCAGTTGAATGTAACCAAAATCTATTTTCCAACAATCTTCTTTTACCCTAGAAATGATGGGCTTGACAAACTTGAGCAAATATCAAGTGGATTGAAGAAATCGCTGTCGGAAGCTCTATCTCGCTTCTACCCTTTGTCAGGAAGGGAAAAAGATCAATTCTGTGTGGATTGTAACGACGAGGGAGTCCCCTATTTGGAAGCCCTTGTGGACTATAAATTGTCCGACTTTCTCCAACCACCCAAAATAGATTTTCTCAACCATTTGCTTCCATGCAATCCCGGCGTGAAAATCCAAGACCGCGCTTCGGCGCCCTTCCTTGCCGTTCAACTTAATGTCTTCAATTGTGGTGCAATAGCAATTAGCGTTTGCACGAGTCACGTCATCGCTGATGGGCTCTCAGCCAGTGCGTTCATTAAAAGTTGGGCGGCCATCGCACGTGGGGCTGATGATCAACTCTTTCGCCCCGACTTCACCACAGCATCCACGCTGTTTCCTCCAATAGATGTGGAGTCGTTGATTGGTTCAAATCGAGTCACGCTCGCTTACAATAAAGAAGCATCATGCGTGACGAGGAGGTTTGTGTTTGATGCGAATGCTTTAGCCTCCCTGACGGCGAAAGCGAGAAGCGAATACGTGCCAAACCCCACGCGCTACGAATCGTTGAGTGCACTTATTTGGATGTGTTTGATGAGATCATCAAATTTGCCAACTGGACCGTGCTTCGTGGAGCATGCGGTGGACGTGAGAAGGCGAGTAGGGGAACCCTTGTCTGCTTATTCCATGGGAAATGCAGTAATCGTAGCCAGCGGAgtttatcatcatcatcatcatcatgagtCAGCAGCTGCTGACACAGATATTGTTAGACTACAGGAGTTGGTGACCATAGTAAGCCAATCCATCGAGGAAGTGAATGTGGATTTTTTGACAAGTTTACGAGGTGAGCAAGGGTTTTTGTCGATTCTTGTTTACGCCAAAGGCTTAGCGGAGATGCTTCAAAAAGGAGAGCCAGAATCATATGGGTTTACAAATTGGTGTAATTTTGGTTTCAAGGAGGTTGATTTTGGATGGGGGAAGCCGGTTTGGGTAAGTATTGGTGGGCAAAGTTGGGGGTTTACTAATTGTGTTCTTTTCAAGGATGTGGACGGTGTGGGTGCGGGTGCGGGCATAGAGGTATGGGTGACTTTAGAGGAAAAACAAATGCTTGTGTTTCAAAATGACCCACAACTGCTTGCTTTTGCCTTGCCCAATCCCCCCGTTTCTTTTTCGGAACCCAATTAA